A genomic region of Dactylococcopsis salina PCC 8305 contains the following coding sequences:
- the secF gene encoding protein translocase subunit SecF, with protein sequence MKLKVVQQRYFWWTLSAFAFALSLLAMIFSYTQFNAPLRPGIDFIGGTRLQLELNCSLPDNCDGPIEIGKVREVLEAQGFPDSTVQVVGESKQGLSIRTKTLGVEERTGLQDALSDEIGQFDPNTIKIDTVGPTIGQELFTSGALALLVSFFGIIAYLSIRFRLDYALFAILALFHDSFITAGVFSLFGLVAGVEVNSLFLVALLTIIGFSVNDTVVIYDRIRETRKLEPEANMNQVVEDAVNQTLTRSINTTVTTVLPLLAILLFGGETLKGFAFALIVGFILGAYSSIFLASTLLAWWEDSKAPLEEEPS encoded by the coding sequence ATGAAATTAAAGGTAGTTCAACAACGGTATTTTTGGTGGACATTGTCCGCCTTTGCTTTCGCTCTTTCTCTCTTGGCGATGATTTTCTCTTATACTCAGTTTAATGCGCCCTTACGTCCTGGTATTGATTTTATTGGGGGGACTCGTTTACAACTAGAGTTAAATTGTTCCCTTCCTGATAACTGTGACGGACCGATCGAAATCGGTAAAGTAAGAGAGGTATTAGAAGCGCAAGGTTTCCCCGATTCAACTGTCCAAGTCGTAGGAGAATCAAAACAAGGTTTGTCCATTCGGACGAAAACGTTGGGAGTGGAAGAACGGACGGGGTTACAAGATGCTTTAAGCGACGAAATCGGACAATTTGATCCCAACACGATTAAAATTGATACTGTCGGACCGACGATTGGACAGGAATTGTTCACATCGGGGGCTTTAGCGTTATTGGTTTCGTTTTTTGGGATTATTGCTTATCTCAGCATCCGTTTTCGTTTAGATTACGCCCTTTTTGCCATCTTGGCGTTATTCCATGATTCTTTTATTACCGCTGGTGTCTTTTCTCTGTTCGGTTTAGTGGCAGGAGTGGAGGTGAATAGTTTGTTTCTGGTGGCGCTGTTAACAATTATTGGGTTTTCAGTGAATGATACGGTGGTGATTTACGATCGCATCCGAGAAACTCGCAAACTCGAACCAGAAGCGAATATGAATCAGGTGGTAGAGGATGCGGTAAATCAGACGTTAACTCGATCAATCAACACCACAGTAACCACAGTTTTACCCTTGCTGGCGATTTTACTCTTTGGTGGTGAAACCCTCAAAGGATTTGCTTTCGCTTTAATTGTCGGCTTTATTTTAGGGGCATATTCCAGTATTTTTCTTGCGAGTACCCTTCTCGCTTGGTGGGAAGACTCGAAAGCACCATTGGAAGAAGAACCCTCTTAA
- a CDS encoding RRXRR domain-containing protein, whose protein sequence is MYRVPVRSKNGKPLMPTKASRARRWLKEGKAVIYKNDLHSFAVQLTIDSGEETQPIAVGIDPGKHYSGIGVQSSFMTLFTAHLELPFQRVKDRMETRAMMRRNRRGRRIDRKLPFNQRSHRQKRFNNRRCHKLPPSIKANRQLEYRIVKELSQLFPISSIIYEIVKAKGDKGFSPVMVSQKVMTEQWLPQIAPVTTKYGWETSARREMLGLEKDREKSNQTPATHAVDGVALASYQFLKYKRIKGYKGWFEGSVEITNAPFSTIKRPPVSRRQLHLMIPAKGGVRRKYGGTVTRHDFRKGDYVETERKGIKYRGWVSGETKNQVSVSGFDWKRLGQFGAKKTQLLKRNTNLIVNTQTGGRAFLSR, encoded by the coding sequence ATGTATCGTGTTCCAGTTCGATCAAAAAACGGAAAACCATTAATGCCGACTAAAGCCAGTCGCGCTCGACGTTGGCTCAAAGAAGGTAAAGCCGTGATTTACAAAAACGACTTGCACTCCTTTGCAGTCCAGTTAACCATTGACTCTGGAGAAGAAACCCAACCCATAGCGGTGGGAATTGACCCAGGGAAGCATTACTCAGGGATTGGGGTTCAGTCTTCTTTCATGACCTTGTTCACTGCTCACCTAGAGTTACCCTTTCAACGGGTTAAAGACCGCATGGAAACCAGAGCGATGATGCGTCGCAATAGAAGGGGAAGACGAATTGACCGTAAATTACCCTTTAACCAACGTTCTCACCGTCAGAAACGGTTTAATAATCGTCGTTGCCACAAACTCCCTCCCAGTATTAAAGCGAATCGACAACTTGAATATCGTATAGTTAAAGAGTTATCCCAACTTTTCCCCATTTCCTCAATCATCTACGAAATCGTGAAAGCAAAAGGGGATAAGGGGTTCTCTCCCGTGATGGTTTCTCAGAAGGTGATGACGGAACAGTGGCTACCTCAGATCGCTCCTGTTACCACCAAATACGGTTGGGAAACCTCAGCAAGACGAGAGATGCTTGGGCTAGAAAAAGATAGAGAAAAGTCTAATCAAACCCCTGCTACTCATGCGGTAGATGGTGTGGCTTTAGCTTCATATCAGTTCTTAAAGTACAAGCGTATTAAAGGATACAAGGGATGGTTTGAGGGAAGTGTTGAAATAACGAATGCTCCTTTCTCGACAATTAAACGTCCTCCAGTTAGCCGTCGTCAGCTTCACTTAATGATTCCTGCTAAAGGTGGTGTGAGACGGAAGTACGGAGGAACAGTAACCAGACACGATTTTCGTAAAGGAGATTATGTTGAGACTGAAAGAAAAGGAATCAAATATCGAGGCTGGGTTTCTGGGGAGACAAAGAATCAAGTCTCAGTTTCTGGCTTTGACTGGAAACGTTTAGGGCAGTTTGGGGCAAAAAAAACTCAACTTTTGAAACGAAACACTAACTTAATCGTAAACACGCAAACAGGAGGACGCGCTTTCCTCTCCCGTTGA
- the secD gene encoding protein translocase subunit SecD, which produces MQQQRTAIALIFFLIIGALVALVQFSVPLGLDLRGGAQLTIQVKTTEEIRQITPEQLQAVKRVIQNRVDGLGVSEPLVQTVGNDQISVQLPGVSNPAQAERVLGGTARLGFRPQKQGTEQGFQTEFLRRQQLRSQLEQLRENPEENPEEIKQTVAQLEEVNQNILQFFGEAKITGDNLRDARAQPIQGGDNWQVSIGFNQEGATEFAELTKDIAGTGRGLGIFLDQVLVSAPTVGPQYADNGITGGNAVISGGFSVQEAQDLAIQLRGGALPLPVEIVANRTVGATLGQESVRRSIYAAVSGLFLVLVFMAVYYRLPGLIADLALAVYALLTFAAYVLIGVTLTLPGIAGFILSIGMAVDANVLIFERTREELRSGKTLYRAVESGFYRAFSSILDSNVTTLIACAALFWFGSGLVKGFAVTLAIGVLVSLFTALTCTRTFLLVAVLGFPTIRKKPELFCPNLVAPANSTTPVNPSGITGD; this is translated from the coding sequence ATGCAACAACAGCGAACAGCGATCGCGCTCATATTCTTTCTCATTATTGGTGCTTTAGTGGCTTTGGTTCAATTCTCAGTGCCATTAGGATTAGATTTAAGAGGAGGAGCGCAACTAACCATTCAGGTTAAAACCACAGAAGAGATTCGACAAATCACTCCCGAACAATTACAAGCGGTGAAGCGTGTCATCCAAAATCGGGTTGATGGGTTGGGGGTTTCCGAGCCATTAGTACAAACGGTAGGAAATGATCAAATCTCGGTGCAATTACCAGGGGTGAGTAATCCTGCTCAAGCAGAAAGAGTGCTAGGGGGAACGGCTCGTTTAGGATTTCGTCCCCAAAAACAAGGTACAGAACAAGGATTTCAAACTGAGTTTTTGCGTCGTCAGCAATTACGGAGTCAACTGGAACAACTGCGAGAAAATCCAGAAGAGAACCCAGAAGAAATTAAACAGACAGTTGCTCAGTTAGAAGAGGTTAATCAAAACATTCTCCAATTCTTTGGCGAGGCAAAAATTACAGGGGACAATCTCCGAGATGCTCGCGCGCAACCGATACAAGGTGGCGACAATTGGCAAGTCTCCATCGGTTTTAATCAAGAAGGGGCGACAGAATTTGCAGAATTGACCAAAGATATCGCGGGAACTGGACGCGGTTTAGGGATTTTCTTGGATCAGGTGTTAGTGAGTGCGCCAACAGTAGGTCCCCAATATGCAGATAATGGGATTACGGGTGGAAATGCGGTCATTAGCGGTGGCTTTAGTGTTCAGGAAGCTCAAGATTTAGCGATTCAGTTACGCGGTGGGGCGTTACCTTTACCTGTAGAAATTGTGGCGAATCGTACCGTTGGCGCAACGTTAGGACAAGAGAGCGTTCGACGCAGTATTTATGCGGCGGTTTCTGGCTTGTTTTTGGTTTTAGTGTTTATGGCGGTATATTATCGTTTACCTGGTTTAATTGCTGATTTGGCTTTGGCGGTGTATGCGTTGCTAACTTTTGCGGCTTATGTGTTGATTGGGGTGACGCTTACTTTACCAGGCATTGCTGGCTTTATTCTTAGTATTGGCATGGCTGTAGATGCGAATGTCCTGATTTTTGAACGCACTAGAGAAGAGTTACGATCGGGAAAAACCCTTTATCGGGCTGTAGAATCGGGCTTTTACCGCGCTTTTTCTAGTATTCTCGATAGTAATGTCACCACACTGATTGCTTGTGCGGCGCTGTTTTGGTTTGGATCAGGTTTGGTTAAAGGATTTGCGGTGACTCTAGCCATTGGAGTGTTAGTCAGTTTGTTTACAGCTTTAACCTGTACTCGTACATTTCTTTTAGTGGCGGTGTTAGGTTTTCCCACCATTCGCAAAAAACCAGAATTATTCTGTCCTAATTTGGTAGCACCAGCAAATTCAACGACTCCCGTTAACCCTTCGGGTATAACGGGAGATTGA
- a CDS encoding alpha-ketoacid dehydrogenase subunit beta — MAETIFFNALREATDEEMARDHTVLVLGEDVGHYGGSYKVTKDLYKKYGDLRLLDTPIAENSFTGMAVGAAMTGLRPIVEGMNMGFLLLAFNQIANNAGMLRYTSGGNFKIPLVIRGPGGVGRQLGAEHSQRLEAYFQAVPGLKIVACSTAYNAKGLLKSAIRDENPVLFFEHVLLYNLKEDLPEGEYWLPLDKAEIVRPGKDVTILTYSRMRHHVLQALKPLEEQGIDPEIIDLISLKPLDMETISQSVRKTHRVVIVEECMKTGGIGAELTARINDELFDELDAPVIRLSSQDIPTPYNGILERHTIVQPQQIITAVENMMALKV; from the coding sequence ATGGCAGAAACAATTTTTTTCAATGCGTTACGGGAAGCCACCGACGAAGAAATGGCGCGAGATCATACCGTCTTAGTATTAGGGGAAGATGTGGGTCACTATGGCGGCTCGTATAAAGTGACAAAAGACCTTTACAAGAAATATGGAGACCTCCGTTTATTAGATACCCCGATCGCAGAAAATAGTTTTACTGGGATGGCAGTAGGCGCAGCGATGACAGGATTACGTCCCATTGTCGAAGGCATGAACATGGGATTCTTGCTTCTTGCATTTAACCAAATTGCCAACAACGCGGGAATGTTACGCTATACCTCTGGCGGTAACTTTAAAATTCCCCTTGTCATTCGTGGGCCTGGAGGAGTCGGTCGTCAACTGGGTGCCGAACATTCCCAACGGTTAGAAGCCTATTTTCAAGCAGTACCTGGCTTAAAAATTGTTGCTTGTTCTACAGCTTACAACGCCAAAGGATTATTGAAAAGTGCAATTCGAGATGAGAATCCCGTTCTCTTTTTCGAGCACGTTCTCCTCTACAACTTAAAAGAAGACTTACCCGAAGGAGAGTATTGGCTTCCCCTAGACAAAGCAGAAATTGTCCGTCCTGGCAAAGATGTCACCATCTTGACTTACTCACGGATGCGTCATCATGTTTTACAGGCATTAAAACCTTTAGAAGAACAAGGGATCGATCCTGAAATCATTGATTTAATCTCCCTGAAACCCCTAGACATGGAAACCATCAGTCAATCGGTGCGAAAAACTCATCGGGTAGTGATTGTCGAAGAATGTATGAAAACTGGGGGGATTGGTGCGGAATTAACGGCTCGGATCAATGATGAATTGTTTGACGAATTAGATGCGCCAGTGATTCGTCTATCTTCTCAGGACATTCCCACTCCTTACAATGGAATTTTAGAACGCCATACCATTGTGCAACCGCAACAAATTATTACGGCGGTAGAAAACATGATGGCTCTGAAAGTATAA
- the psaC gene encoding photosystem I iron-sulfur center protein PsaC produces MSHSVKIYDTCIGCTQCVRACPLDVLEMVPWDGCKAGQIASSPRTEDCIGCKRCETACPTDFLSVRVYLGAETTRSMGLAY; encoded by the coding sequence ATGTCTCATAGCGTTAAAATTTACGATACCTGCATCGGATGCACCCAATGTGTTCGCGCTTGTCCCTTAGACGTTTTAGAAATGGTGCCTTGGGATGGTTGCAAAGCAGGTCAAATTGCCTCTTCTCCTCGCACTGAAGACTGTATCGGTTGCAAACGTTGTGAAACCGCTTGTCCCACAGACTTCCTCAGCGTGCGCGTCTATCTCGGCGCGGAAACGACTCGCAGCATGGGATTAGCGTATTAG
- a CDS encoding endonuclease domain-containing protein, whose translation MKRNPRIRGTIPEVEQAARHLRANLTPAERVLWEALRNKRLKGLRFRCQHPVGNFILDFYCASCKLAIELDGEIHEHQQEYDHERSEKLAEYGYRVIRFSNEEVINNLPQVLAKIEQEAFSG comes from the coding sequence ATGAAACGCAACCCTCGAATTAGAGGCACAATCCCAGAGGTTGAGCAAGCTGCCCGTCACTTACGTGCTAATTTAACACCTGCCGAAAGGGTTTTATGGGAGGCTTTACGCAACAAGCGCCTCAAAGGACTGCGATTTCGATGTCAGCATCCTGTAGGAAATTTTATACTAGACTTTTATTGTGCCTCTTGCAAATTGGCGATCGAGCTTGACGGAGAAATTCACGAGCATCAGCAAGAATATGATCATGAACGTAGTGAAAAATTAGCTGAGTACGGCTATCGCGTCATTAGATTCAGTAATGAAGAGGTAATCAACAATTTACCGCAAGTTTTAGCAAAAATCGAGCAAGAAGCCTTTTCAGGATGA
- a CDS encoding iron uptake porin, whose translation MNLFKVAPILLGASFVAAQAQPVFAQSANGSEQELLQQIDNYNNQGNSNSLNQVNSVFQLRDVSPGDWAFEALRNLVERYGCIAGYPDGTFRGNRALTRFEFAAGLNACLQQIERLIAANTGGGSDVDQSDLATLQRLTQEFEAELATLGTRVDNLEGRVGFLEDNQFSTTTKLSGSVVFLAGGAFGSDQDDPNGSLFGQDTDSNPNIVYDAVLDFEASFTGRDELKVSLQASSPGDVIQNVGDAALDNPEGGNNSFEMEDLIYSFPLGQNVQVEIGLNDFDPDSAFDYSYGSGATLSDFTIDGEEAITDGTGAEDDVGISTNINLTDRLSLGVGYTTNDSNANDPDVGLFQDYSIAAGLNFSGDRFDVGIGYNFTETVGDDTILADDIDDNIANPVLYNEVTQNAIGARGAVRLGSRTEIGGFVEYIDASFEDTIQPNLNPEFDSEGWSFGANLAFFDIGKEGSTLGVAFASRAFFEDADFDNGGTVTLQQDRTYVAEVFYDFPVNDNVSITPGLVAVFNPDNDSDNSEVYVGVVRTTFSF comes from the coding sequence ATGAACTTGTTTAAAGTTGCTCCTATTCTCTTAGGCGCTTCTTTCGTTGCAGCACAAGCGCAACCCGTTTTTGCACAAAGTGCTAATGGTTCTGAACAAGAACTTTTACAGCAAATCGACAATTACAATAATCAAGGTAACAGCAACTCCTTAAATCAAGTTAATAGCGTTTTCCAGCTTCGTGATGTTTCCCCAGGAGATTGGGCATTTGAAGCACTCCGCAACTTAGTGGAACGTTATGGCTGTATTGCAGGTTATCCCGATGGAACGTTTCGCGGTAATCGTGCGTTAACCCGTTTCGAGTTTGCCGCTGGCTTAAATGCTTGTTTACAGCAAATTGAACGTCTCATCGCTGCCAATACTGGTGGCGGTAGCGATGTTGATCAAAGTGATTTAGCAACATTACAGCGCCTAACCCAAGAGTTTGAAGCGGAGTTAGCAACCCTCGGCACTCGTGTTGATAATTTAGAAGGTCGTGTGGGTTTCTTAGAGGATAACCAGTTCTCTACTACGACAAAATTAAGTGGGTCGGTTGTATTTTTAGCAGGGGGTGCTTTTGGAAGCGACCAAGACGACCCAAATGGTAGCCTTTTTGGACAAGATACCGACAGCAACCCGAATATTGTTTATGATGCTGTCTTAGACTTTGAAGCCAGCTTCACTGGAAGAGACGAGTTAAAAGTCAGTCTGCAGGCTTCTTCTCCTGGTGATGTTATACAAAATGTTGGCGATGCTGCCCTTGATAATCCTGAAGGTGGGAATAACAGTTTTGAGATGGAAGATTTAATCTATAGCTTCCCTCTCGGTCAGAATGTCCAAGTTGAAATCGGTTTGAATGACTTTGACCCCGATTCTGCCTTTGACTACAGCTATGGTAGTGGCGCAACTCTCAGCGACTTCACCATTGATGGCGAAGAAGCCATCACTGATGGTACAGGTGCTGAAGATGATGTCGGTATTAGCACCAACATTAACTTAACAGACAGACTCTCATTAGGTGTTGGTTACACCACAAATGATAGCAATGCTAATGATCCTGATGTTGGTTTATTCCAAGACTATAGTATTGCTGCTGGTCTGAACTTTAGCGGCGATCGCTTTGATGTTGGTATTGGCTATAACTTCACTGAAACCGTCGGTGATGACACTATTCTTGCTGATGACATTGATGACAACATCGCAAACCCTGTACTGTATAATGAAGTTACTCAAAATGCTATTGGAGCTCGTGGTGCAGTTCGTTTAGGCTCTCGTACGGAAATTGGTGGCTTTGTTGAATACATTGACGCAAGTTTTGAAGATACAATCCAACCGAATCTTAACCCTGAATTTGATAGCGAGGGCTGGTCTTTTGGTGCTAACCTTGCTTTCTTTGATATTGGTAAAGAAGGAAGCACTTTAGGTGTTGCTTTTGCCAGTCGTGCTTTCTTTGAAGATGCTGATTTCGATAATGGTGGTACTGTGACCTTACAACAGGATCGCACCTATGTTGCAGAAGTATTTTACGATTTTCCTGTCAACGATAACGTTTCCATCACCCCTGGATTAGTTGCTGTGTTCAACCCTGACAATGACAGCGACAATAGTGAAGTTTATGTCGGTGTTGTCCGTACTACCTTCTCCTTCTAG
- a CDS encoding ISAs1 family transposase, which produces MSSLISYLKQVKDWRDRSGQRHPLWWVLFIVILGLMMGNLSYRDLAAFGKNKHYYLTRLGKSPKLKSPSYSTIRRAMMGVDNNDLIQVFNQWAAQLSSPDELSNWIAIDGKSIKSTLTDTYGNKQNFASIVSWFSQDNGLVLALEKLENKKTSEIYCVREMVNNTPLSNQVLTLDAVHCQKETIKTINRSRNDYVIAVKKNQPKLYNRLEEIAHNQISDQEDIRTETSHGRQVTRTVSVFRIPETLQEIWISSQCFIKVERKGTRKNKPYHQIVYYLSSCYQTAQNFSKKIQGHWGIENQLHWVKDVIFSEDVSPVHHLQSAVNFSVLKTICLNLFRLLGFLSVTEARRWLGERLWLLPILIE; this is translated from the coding sequence ATGTCTAGTTTAATCAGTTACTTAAAACAAGTCAAGGACTGGCGCGATCGCAGTGGACAAAGACATCCCCTATGGTGGGTACTTTTCATTGTTATTCTTGGTTTAATGATGGGTAACTTAAGTTACCGAGACTTAGCTGCCTTTGGAAAAAATAAGCATTACTACCTCACTCGTTTAGGAAAATCTCCTAAGCTAAAGTCGCCATCTTATTCAACAATTAGAAGAGCCATGATGGGAGTAGATAATAATGATTTAATTCAAGTTTTTAACCAATGGGCTGCTCAATTATCTTCCCCAGATGAACTTTCTAATTGGATCGCGATTGATGGTAAAAGTATTAAGTCAACTTTAACTGATACCTACGGAAATAAGCAGAATTTTGCTTCAATTGTCTCTTGGTTTAGTCAGGACAATGGGTTAGTTTTAGCTCTAGAAAAATTAGAGAATAAAAAGACTTCAGAAATTTACTGTGTTCGAGAGATGGTGAATAACACGCCTTTATCAAATCAAGTTTTGACTCTGGATGCAGTTCACTGTCAAAAAGAAACAATTAAAACGATTAATCGCTCTCGTAATGATTATGTAATTGCGGTGAAGAAAAATCAACCGAAATTGTACAACCGTTTAGAAGAAATCGCTCATAATCAGATTTCTGATCAGGAAGATATTCGAACAGAAACGAGTCACGGACGACAAGTTACTCGAACCGTATCTGTCTTTAGAATTCCAGAAACTCTTCAAGAAATTTGGATCAGTAGTCAGTGTTTTATCAAAGTAGAAAGGAAAGGCACTCGAAAAAATAAGCCTTATCATCAAATTGTTTATTATTTAAGTAGTTGTTACCAAACGGCTCAAAATTTTAGTAAAAAGATTCAGGGACATTGGGGAATTGAGAACCAACTACATTGGGTTAAAGATGTTATTTTTTCTGAAGATGTTTCCCCGGTACACCATCTTCAGTCAGCAGTCAACTTTTCAGTATTAAAAACCATTTGTCTTAATCTTTTCAGACTATTAGGCTTTTTATCAGTTACTGAAGCCCGAAGATGGCTTGGAGAGAGGCTTTGGCTACTACCCATTTTGATAGAATGA
- a CDS encoding endonuclease domain-containing protein codes for MSNLKQGQYFLPYNPKLIAKAKEMRKNMTPAEKKLWGFLRTFPLKMWRQKPIGHFIVDFYCPKLKLVIEVDGESHFTEEGKAFDRERTQILESYGLKVVRFTNDQVLHELEAVCEEIMGFIPPNPPL; via the coding sequence ATGTCAAACTTAAAACAAGGTCAATATTTTCTTCCTTATAATCCGAAATTAATCGCCAAAGCGAAAGAAATGCGTAAAAACATGACTCCCGCCGAAAAGAAACTCTGGGGATTTTTAAGAACATTTCCGCTAAAAATGTGGCGACAAAAACCAATTGGTCATTTTATTGTTGATTTTTATTGTCCGAAGTTAAAGTTAGTAATTGAGGTGGATGGGGAGAGCCATTTTACAGAGGAAGGAAAGGCTTTCGATCGAGAAAGAACTCAAATTTTAGAGAGTTATGGTTTGAAGGTGGTTCGGTTTACTAATGATCAAGTCTTACATGAGTTGGAAGCGGTTTGTGAGGAAATTATGGGGTTTATCCCCCCAAACCCCCCTTTGTAA
- the argC gene encoding N-acetyl-gamma-glutamyl-phosphate reductase, giving the protein MDTSEKISVGIVGASGYGGVQLVRLLLEHPQVEITYLGGKESAGKDFAELYPHFSHRFQRTIEPIDPETIAQQCQVVFLSLPHGLGYKIAPQLLAKGCKVLDLSADYRFRDISTYTATYNVERDDNDTVASAVYGLPELYRESIKTASLIGCPGCYPTASLLAIAPLLKQGLILPETVIIDAKSGTSGGGRKSKVNLLLAEADNSISPYGVAGHRHTPEIEAICTDLAGAEVKVQFTPHLLPMVRGMLTTVYATLRDPGLVRDDLLTIYKALYRSCPFVTILPNGIYPQTKWTAGTNLCYIGVEVDPRTDRVIVMSVIDNLMKGQASQAIQCLNLMFNWEETLGLPQITFYP; this is encoded by the coding sequence ATGGATACTTCAGAGAAAATTTCTGTTGGTATTGTTGGGGCTTCTGGGTACGGGGGAGTACAATTAGTACGTTTACTCTTAGAACATCCTCAAGTTGAAATTACCTATTTAGGGGGAAAAGAAAGCGCGGGGAAAGACTTTGCGGAACTCTATCCCCATTTTAGTCATCGTTTCCAGCGCACGATCGAGCCGATTGATCCAGAAACGATCGCGCAGCAGTGTCAAGTGGTGTTTCTCTCCCTTCCCCATGGACTCGGTTATAAAATCGCCCCTCAACTGTTAGCCAAAGGATGCAAAGTTTTAGACTTATCCGCCGATTATCGGTTTCGGGACATCAGCACCTATACAGCGACTTATAATGTAGAACGGGATGACAATGATACCGTTGCGTCTGCGGTGTATGGTTTACCCGAACTGTATCGAGAATCGATCAAAACTGCTTCTCTCATCGGTTGTCCTGGATGTTATCCCACCGCTAGTTTGCTGGCGATCGCGCCCTTATTGAAACAGGGCTTAATTCTCCCCGAAACGGTGATCATTGACGCAAAATCAGGAACATCGGGAGGAGGACGCAAAAGCAAAGTCAACCTTCTTCTCGCGGAAGCCGATAATAGCATCAGTCCTTATGGAGTCGCAGGACATCGCCACACCCCAGAAATTGAAGCCATTTGTACGGATTTAGCTGGGGCTGAGGTAAAAGTCCAATTTACTCCTCATTTACTCCCGATGGTACGAGGAATGTTAACCACCGTTTACGCCACTCTCCGTGATCCTGGATTAGTCCGAGATGACTTACTGACCATTTATAAAGCACTGTATCGATCTTGTCCTTTTGTTACCATTCTTCCCAACGGGATTTATCCGCAAACCAAATGGACCGCAGGAACAAATCTCTGTTACATCGGAGTCGAAGTTGATCCACGCACCGATCGAGTGATCGTCATGTCCGTTATTGATAACCTAATGAAAGGACAAGCCTCTCAAGCCATCCAGTGTCTTAATCTCATGTTTAACTGGGAAGAAACCCTTGGTTTACCCCAAATCACCTTTTACCCCTAG
- a CDS encoding RMD1 family protein yields the protein MQTLAFPKETTDTIKTHALFLGETIDCHSLEKNYECIATLPSVVKVGERGIAVLFPYGVVVLFGFSEQEETTFRKDLLSYVSESFPNPETETVEIKLNPEKSERVKNGVLCLKKYSVEHLQIVADVLGKTVVLAHYETKLASVFDQVEPFTASLQKNYQLTRPGKELLHELGSTFLFQYKMVARVEIIDKPELLWEVPELENLYLRLEDEYEIRERHQALERKLDLIYRTSQTVLELMEHKTSLRVEWYIVILIVVEIVLSVYELFIRDLLL from the coding sequence ATGCAAACCTTAGCATTTCCAAAAGAAACAACTGATACCATTAAAACCCATGCTCTCTTTTTAGGGGAAACAATTGATTGTCATTCTCTAGAAAAAAACTACGAGTGTATCGCAACTTTACCTTCTGTGGTGAAAGTAGGAGAAAGAGGAATTGCGGTTTTATTTCCCTATGGGGTTGTGGTTTTATTTGGCTTCAGCGAACAAGAAGAAACAACCTTCCGCAAAGATTTACTGAGTTATGTCAGTGAATCTTTTCCTAACCCAGAAACGGAAACTGTAGAAATTAAACTTAATCCTGAAAAGAGTGAGCGGGTTAAAAATGGGGTTCTTTGCTTAAAAAAATATAGTGTTGAACATTTACAAATTGTCGCTGATGTTTTAGGAAAAACAGTAGTTTTAGCCCATTATGAAACTAAACTTGCTTCTGTCTTTGATCAGGTAGAACCTTTTACAGCCAGCTTACAAAAGAATTATCAACTGACTCGTCCTGGAAAAGAATTACTCCATGAGTTAGGAAGTACCTTTTTGTTTCAATATAAGATGGTAGCACGGGTGGAAATTATTGATAAACCTGAGTTACTTTGGGAAGTACCAGAGTTAGAAAATCTTTATTTACGTCTCGAAGATGAATATGAAATTCGAGAACGTCATCAGGCTTTAGAACGGAAGTTAGATTTAATTTATCGCACCTCGCAAACGGTTTTAGAACTTATGGAACATAAAACTAGCTTAAGGGTGGAATGGTATATTGTCATCCTAATTGTTGTGGAAATTGTTTTGTCTGTTTACGAGCTTTTCATCCGAGATTTACTTCTCTAA